The following are from one region of the Microbacterium paraoxydans genome:
- a CDS encoding ABC transporter permease: protein MDGFRIPVGDWVAAGVDWITANLDGLLDAVSFVVSFLVDGLTRLLLTPHFAVIIVIAALIAWLVRSWQLAIGTILSFGLIVAMDLWVPAMQTLALVLVAAVVAVLIAVPLGIWSARNATVRATLKPVLDFMQTMPAFVYLIPAIVFFGIGVVPGLVATVIFALPPGVRLTELGIRGVDAETVEAGHAFGATPGQILRGIQLPLAMPTIMAGVNQVIMLALSMAVIAGMAGADGLGKMVVEAISTINIPKGVEAGLGVVLIAVFLDRVTAALGAPGENRSSLLGMLKRRGSSRPSAPVASEPAASAPAEEASTESELARA from the coding sequence ATGGACGGTTTCCGCATCCCCGTGGGCGACTGGGTCGCCGCCGGCGTCGACTGGATCACAGCCAACCTCGACGGCCTGCTCGACGCGGTCTCGTTCGTGGTGAGCTTCCTCGTCGACGGCCTCACCCGCCTGCTCCTCACGCCGCACTTCGCGGTCATCATCGTGATCGCGGCGCTGATCGCCTGGCTCGTGCGCTCGTGGCAGCTCGCCATCGGCACGATCCTGTCGTTCGGGCTCATCGTCGCCATGGACCTCTGGGTCCCGGCGATGCAGACGCTCGCCCTGGTGCTCGTCGCCGCGGTCGTGGCCGTGCTGATCGCGGTGCCGCTCGGCATCTGGTCGGCGCGCAATGCGACCGTGCGCGCGACGCTCAAGCCGGTGCTCGACTTCATGCAGACCATGCCGGCCTTCGTGTACCTGATCCCGGCGATCGTGTTCTTCGGCATCGGTGTGGTGCCCGGACTCGTCGCCACCGTGATCTTCGCGCTGCCTCCCGGCGTGCGCCTGACCGAGCTGGGCATCCGCGGCGTCGACGCGGAGACCGTCGAGGCCGGCCACGCCTTCGGAGCGACGCCGGGGCAGATCCTCCGCGGCATTCAGCTCCCGCTCGCGATGCCGACCATCATGGCCGGCGTCAACCAGGTCATCATGCTCGCCCTGTCGATGGCGGTCATCGCCGGCATGGCCGGTGCCGACGGGCTCGGGAAGATGGTCGTCGAGGCGATCTCGACCATCAACATCCCCAAGGGTGTCGAGGCCGGACTGGGCGTCGTGCTCATCGCCGTGTTCCTCGACCGGGTGACCGCCGCTCTGGGTGCCCCCGGCGAGAATCGCTCCTCGCTCCTCGGCATGCTGAAGCGTCGCGGTTCGTCCCGGCCCTCCGCCCCCGTGGCGTCGGAGCCCGCAGCCTCCGCGCCCGCCGAGGAGGCTTCGACCGAATCCGAGCTCGCCCGCGCCTGA
- a CDS encoding class I SAM-dependent methyltransferase encodes MPEFPHSRLRRWPDVEADNLQAHDATDLLLVERALALDVPGSETVVIGDEYGAITLALTAAGRRGIRVHQDLATGRRALARNAEELGSGGFTPHELDEGLLAGAQLVLLQLPKALAELEEIADAVARWAAPDVVLVAGGRVKHMTLAQNDVLARSFAQVQAQRAERKSRLLVASEPLPVPESPPFPVSAWHGDLVLVAHGGAFAGSRLDIGTRVLLEVLGLGGPQLRRTEVTRAENERNGGESSRSSGVVNGGRRVLDLGCGTGALAASWALASPRDRVVATDRSAAAVASARGTASANGVADRVEVTHDDAGSALAAGSFDTVLLNPPFHLGASVHTGAATRLFEAAARLLRPGGELFTVYNSSLGYRAELTRLLGPTEQLRRTPKFTVTRTVRRP; translated from the coding sequence GTGCCGGAGTTCCCCCACAGTCGTCTGCGTCGCTGGCCCGACGTCGAGGCGGACAACCTCCAGGCCCACGATGCGACCGACCTCCTGCTCGTGGAACGCGCACTCGCGCTCGACGTGCCGGGGTCCGAGACGGTCGTGATCGGCGACGAGTACGGCGCGATCACGCTGGCTCTCACGGCGGCCGGGCGGCGCGGGATCCGGGTGCACCAGGACCTCGCGACCGGACGCCGCGCGCTCGCCCGCAACGCCGAGGAGCTCGGGAGCGGTGGGTTCACCCCGCACGAACTCGACGAGGGCCTGCTCGCCGGTGCACAACTGGTGCTGCTGCAGCTCCCGAAGGCCCTCGCCGAACTGGAGGAGATCGCGGATGCGGTCGCCCGGTGGGCTGCGCCTGACGTGGTGCTCGTCGCCGGCGGTCGAGTGAAGCACATGACTCTGGCGCAGAACGATGTCCTGGCGCGGAGCTTCGCCCAGGTACAGGCGCAGCGCGCCGAGCGGAAGTCGCGGCTGCTCGTCGCCTCCGAGCCGCTCCCGGTGCCCGAGTCGCCGCCGTTCCCGGTCTCCGCGTGGCACGGCGACCTCGTCCTCGTGGCCCACGGCGGCGCCTTCGCCGGGTCCCGCCTCGATATCGGCACCCGGGTCCTGCTCGAGGTGCTCGGCCTGGGCGGTCCACAACTCAGGAGAACAGAGGTGACACGCGCCGAGAACGAGCGGAACGGCGGCGAGAGCAGCCGTTCTTCCGGAGTTGTGAACGGCGGGCGCCGCGTCCTCGACCTCGGCTGCGGGACCGGCGCGCTCGCCGCGTCCTGGGCACTCGCCTCCCCGCGGGACCGGGTCGTCGCCACGGACCGCTCGGCCGCCGCCGTCGCCTCCGCCCGTGGCACCGCGTCGGCGAACGGGGTGGCCGATCGGGTCGAGGTCACCCACGACGACGCGGGCTCGGCGCTCGCCGCGGGGAGCTTCGATACGGTTCTCCTGAATCCGCCGTTCCACCTCGGTGCCAGCGTGCACACCGGCGCCGCGACCCGCCTGTTCGAAGCCGCCGCGCGTCTGCTCCGCCCCGGCGGCGAGCTGTTCACCGTGTACAACTCGAGCCTCGGCTATCGGGCCGAGCTGACCCGGCTCCTCGGCCCCACCGAGCAGCTCCGGCGCACCCCGAAGTTCACCGTGACTCGCACCGTCCGACGCCCGTGA
- a CDS encoding ABC transporter ATP-binding protein, giving the protein MTAVIEVQNLTKRYKEKRALDNVSLALEGGSIYGLLGRNGAGKTTLMSILTAQNFESSGTVKVFGEHPYENAHVLGRICFVRESQKYPDDATPRHAFAAARLFFPHWDQGLADELIAEFQLPMKQTIKKLSRGQLSAVGVIIGLASRAEITFFDEPYLGLDAVARQIFYDRLVEDYAEHPRTIILSSHLINEVANLIEKVIVIDNGQILLNEDTDAVRDRAVTVVGDAAKVDAWVGDREVLHRDELGRVASVTVLGALTADDRAEVRAAGLDLAPVSLQQLIVRLTQKAETRTGTRADATTEGVR; this is encoded by the coding sequence ATGACCGCCGTCATCGAGGTGCAGAACCTCACCAAGCGCTACAAGGAGAAGCGGGCGCTCGACAACGTGTCGCTCGCCCTCGAGGGAGGCTCGATCTACGGGCTCCTCGGCCGCAACGGCGCCGGGAAGACGACACTCATGTCGATCCTCACGGCCCAGAACTTCGAATCCTCCGGCACCGTGAAGGTGTTCGGCGAGCACCCGTACGAGAACGCGCATGTGCTCGGCCGGATCTGCTTCGTCCGGGAGAGCCAGAAGTACCCGGACGACGCGACCCCGCGGCACGCGTTCGCCGCCGCCCGCCTGTTCTTCCCGCACTGGGACCAGGGCCTCGCGGACGAGCTCATCGCGGAGTTCCAGCTGCCGATGAAGCAGACCATCAAGAAGCTGTCCCGCGGGCAGCTCTCCGCGGTCGGCGTGATCATCGGCCTGGCCTCCCGCGCCGAGATCACGTTCTTCGACGAGCCCTATCTGGGACTCGACGCGGTCGCTCGGCAGATCTTCTACGACCGCCTCGTGGAGGACTACGCGGAGCACCCGCGCACGATCATCCTCTCCTCGCACCTGATCAACGAGGTCGCGAACCTCATCGAGAAGGTCATCGTGATCGACAACGGCCAGATCCTCCTCAACGAGGACACGGATGCCGTCCGCGACCGCGCCGTGACCGTCGTCGGGGATGCCGCGAAGGTCGACGCCTGGGTCGGCGATCGCGAGGTGCTGCACCGGGACGAGCTCGGTCGCGTCGCCTCCGTCACCGTGCTCGGCGCCCTCACCGCCGACGATCGCGCGGAGGTGCGGGCCGCCGGCCTCGACCTCGCCCCCGTCTCGCTGCAGCAGCTCATCGTCCGCCTCACCCAGAAGGCGGAGACCCGCACCGGCACCAGAGCCGACGCCACCACGGAAGGAGTCCGCTGA
- a CDS encoding RNA polymerase sigma factor codes for MIDGAPGAAFDPASDDGRARWERAADLFDAWRDGDGRSMDDLVRLMTPVLWHVVRAYGLERTLAEDVVQTTWLQLVRGHGAIADSRAVSAWLTTTARREAWKVGKAVGRVDTAESDDLDALLPEQASAEEHAALDDENRRLWAAVRRLAERCQRLLRVIAFEDRPDYARLARDLSMPVGSIGPTRSRCLAKLRDLLDAPATRTEGQS; via the coding sequence ATGATCGACGGTGCCCCCGGCGCCGCCTTCGATCCGGCATCCGACGACGGGCGTGCACGCTGGGAACGCGCCGCGGACCTGTTCGATGCGTGGCGCGATGGCGACGGCCGCTCGATGGACGACCTGGTACGGCTGATGACGCCCGTGCTCTGGCACGTCGTGCGCGCCTACGGCCTCGAACGCACCCTCGCGGAAGACGTCGTGCAGACGACCTGGCTCCAGCTCGTGCGTGGCCACGGCGCCATCGCCGACTCGCGTGCCGTCTCCGCCTGGCTCACGACCACCGCCCGCCGCGAGGCCTGGAAGGTCGGCAAGGCCGTTGGTCGCGTCGACACCGCGGAATCCGACGACCTGGACGCCCTGCTTCCGGAGCAGGCGTCCGCGGAGGAGCACGCCGCGCTCGACGACGAGAACCGCCGACTCTGGGCCGCCGTCCGCCGCCTTGCCGAGCGCTGCCAACGACTGCTCCGCGTGATCGCCTTCGAGGACCGTCCTGACTACGCCCGCCTCGCCCGCGACCTCTCCATGCCGGTCGGCAGCATCGGCCCGACCCGCAGCCGCTGCCTCGCGAAGCTCCGCGACCTCCTCGACGCCCCGGCCACCCGGACGGAGGGACAATCATGA
- a CDS encoding quaternary amine ABC transporter ATP-binding protein, whose translation MSETALEARHLYKVFGRNPSAAVRRLKAGESRAAVADAGTAAVIDASFTVNRGEIFVIMGLSGSGKSTIIRMLNGLHDITAGTVTVGGDPITGIPAARLREIRRDRISMVFQHFALLPHRTVAANVAYPLELKGVGKAERQAKAEEILALVGLEGQGDKLPSELSGGMQQRVGIARALAADSDILLMDEAFSALDPLIRREMQEQLLELQQKLQKTIVFITHDLNEAMFLGDRIAVMRDGRIVQIGTPEDILMDPANDYVEQFVQDVDRARVLTAANVMERPRPVVAESAGPRTALRQMRDAYMSATYVVGKDRQLVGVVTDRDAVKLVRQGATRLDSIIKPVLQSVREDDVLMNLFVPAVESPLPLAVTDADGRLAGVIPRVTLLAALGPGPGATEEILLPMTPMPQAEIDAVLDDGWTAEPGPSTSSGTQGGFASGTQGGFASGTQGGFASGTQGGFASGAQVDTEEVR comes from the coding sequence GTGTCCGAAACAGCACTCGAAGCGCGCCATCTGTACAAGGTGTTCGGGAGGAATCCGAGCGCCGCCGTCCGTCGACTGAAGGCCGGGGAGAGCCGTGCCGCCGTCGCCGACGCGGGGACCGCCGCCGTCATCGACGCCAGCTTCACCGTCAACCGCGGTGAGATCTTCGTCATCATGGGCCTGTCCGGATCGGGCAAATCGACCATCATCCGCATGCTGAACGGCCTGCACGACATCACCGCCGGCACCGTCACCGTGGGGGGCGACCCCATCACCGGGATCCCTGCCGCGCGCCTCCGGGAGATCCGCCGCGACCGCATCTCGATGGTGTTCCAGCACTTCGCGCTGCTGCCGCACCGCACGGTCGCCGCGAACGTCGCCTACCCGCTCGAGCTCAAGGGCGTCGGCAAGGCCGAGCGCCAGGCCAAGGCCGAGGAGATCCTCGCCCTCGTCGGGCTCGAGGGTCAGGGCGACAAGCTGCCCTCCGAGCTCTCCGGCGGTATGCAGCAGCGCGTGGGCATCGCCCGCGCCCTCGCCGCCGACAGCGACATCCTGCTCATGGACGAGGCCTTCAGCGCGCTCGACCCGCTGATCCGCCGCGAGATGCAGGAGCAGCTCCTGGAGCTGCAGCAGAAGCTCCAGAAGACCATCGTCTTCATCACGCACGACCTCAACGAGGCCATGTTCCTCGGTGACCGCATCGCCGTCATGCGCGACGGTCGCATCGTGCAGATCGGCACGCCGGAGGACATCCTCATGGACCCGGCGAACGACTACGTCGAGCAGTTCGTGCAGGACGTCGACCGTGCCCGCGTGCTCACCGCCGCGAACGTCATGGAGCGTCCGCGCCCCGTCGTCGCCGAGTCGGCCGGTCCTCGCACTGCGCTCCGCCAGATGCGCGACGCCTACATGTCGGCGACCTACGTGGTCGGCAAGGACCGCCAGCTCGTGGGCGTCGTCACCGATCGCGACGCCGTGAAGCTCGTCCGTCAGGGCGCCACGCGCCTCGACTCGATCATCAAGCCGGTGCTGCAGAGCGTCCGCGAGGACGACGTCCTCATGAACCTGTTCGTCCCGGCCGTCGAGTCGCCGCTGCCCCTCGCGGTGACGGATGCCGACGGCCGCCTCGCGGGCGTGATCCCGCGCGTCACGCTGCTCGCGGCGCTCGGTCCCGGGCCCGGAGCGACCGAGGAGATCCTGCTGCCGATGACCCCCATGCCCCAGGCCGAGATCGACGCCGTGCTCGACGACGGGTGGACGGCCGAGCCCGGCCCTTCGACGAGCTCAGGGACCCAGGGCGGGTTCGCCTCAGGGACCCAGGGCGGGTTCGCCTCAGGGACCCAGGGCGGGTTCGCCTCAGGGACCCAGGGCGGGTTCGCCTCAGGGGCCCAGGTCGACACGGAGGAGGTGCGCTGA
- a CDS encoding ArsR/SmtB family transcription factor, with protein MADDAEKTSREDAAFMTSAMLKAYSHPLRRQILRLIARRGFLRAADIAGALDVPANSASFHLRVLAEAGLIEEAPEQARDRRDRVWTGRKGALTVGGPENPVADEALGDAVVAALAEDHVDLLRRVVAWTPEYVSGRTADVHASFVQRTIRLTEAEFDDVMHKIDDVLSAADDAHDDTDPAGRHWQLDIVVADDTI; from the coding sequence ATGGCTGACGACGCGGAGAAGACCTCTCGGGAGGACGCCGCCTTCATGACGTCGGCCATGCTCAAGGCCTACTCACACCCGCTGCGCCGCCAGATCCTCCGCCTCATCGCGCGCCGCGGTTTCCTGCGCGCCGCGGACATCGCCGGCGCGCTCGACGTGCCGGCCAACAGCGCCAGCTTCCACCTGCGGGTGCTCGCCGAGGCGGGACTCATCGAGGAGGCTCCGGAGCAGGCCAGAGACCGTCGCGACCGCGTGTGGACGGGACGCAAGGGCGCCCTCACCGTCGGCGGTCCGGAGAATCCGGTCGCGGACGAGGCGCTCGGCGATGCGGTGGTGGCCGCGCTCGCAGAGGACCACGTCGACCTGCTCCGCCGTGTGGTGGCCTGGACGCCCGAGTATGTGTCCGGTCGCACCGCCGACGTGCACGCGTCGTTCGTGCAGCGCACCATCCGACTGACCGAGGCCGAGTTCGACGACGTGATGCACAAGATCGATGACGTGCTCTCCGCCGCCGACGACGCGCACGACGACACCGACCCCGCGGGCCGTCACTGGCAGCTGGACATCGTCGTCGCCGACGACACCATCTGA
- a CDS encoding FUSC family protein, giving the protein MTPDLARLRVRERRSYLARTVREAVRPARLLLVVKTALAVGLAWTIAPHMPGVTDEYPYYAPLGALVSMYPTLMGSMRSSLQTLFGLATGIGLAAVIVLTVGPTWWTIPLVVGLGVLVSGTGWFGVGKEYVPMAALFVLIIGGQNADDYSLGYLAQMGVGIVIGLVVNLLFAPAPLIGSAEARVEEFRRQLAGHLHDIGSAVSESWPPETAQWADDAAALAETTADLRAALAEADESVRYNPRARRRHAGTAHIHEQLSTLDRIAHLIRDIADATADTIWERPAAMPLDPALPEPLSAACHAVADVIAEDDPASSAAHRRRAEAARAIRLLLEKVDDRTFDVRSSMGPGVLTAMHLRRILILSGERLDDEDE; this is encoded by the coding sequence GTGACGCCCGACCTTGCGCGCCTGCGCGTCCGCGAGCGCCGCTCGTACCTCGCCCGCACCGTCCGTGAGGCGGTCCGCCCCGCCCGTCTGCTCCTCGTGGTCAAGACGGCGCTCGCCGTCGGACTCGCGTGGACGATCGCGCCGCACATGCCGGGGGTCACCGACGAGTACCCGTATTACGCACCCCTGGGTGCGCTCGTGAGCATGTACCCCACACTCATGGGGTCCATGCGGTCGAGCCTGCAGACCCTGTTCGGTCTGGCCACCGGTATCGGTCTGGCCGCGGTGATCGTGCTCACCGTCGGGCCGACGTGGTGGACGATCCCGCTCGTTGTCGGGCTCGGAGTCCTCGTCTCCGGCACCGGCTGGTTCGGCGTCGGCAAGGAGTACGTCCCGATGGCGGCGCTGTTCGTGCTCATCATCGGCGGTCAGAACGCGGACGACTACTCCCTCGGCTACCTCGCCCAGATGGGGGTCGGGATCGTCATCGGTCTGGTGGTGAACCTCCTCTTCGCCCCCGCCCCGCTCATCGGATCCGCCGAGGCGCGGGTGGAGGAGTTCCGACGACAGCTCGCCGGGCACCTCCACGACATCGGCTCCGCGGTCTCGGAGTCCTGGCCGCCGGAGACCGCACAGTGGGCCGACGATGCCGCGGCGCTCGCCGAGACCACCGCCGACCTCCGTGCCGCCCTGGCCGAAGCCGACGAGAGCGTCCGCTACAACCCGCGCGCGCGACGCCGGCATGCGGGCACTGCCCACATCCACGAGCAGCTCTCCACCCTCGACCGGATCGCGCACCTCATCCGGGACATCGCCGACGCGACGGCCGACACGATCTGGGAGCGTCCGGCGGCCATGCCCCTGGATCCTGCCCTGCCCGAGCCGTTGTCGGCGGCCTGCCACGCCGTCGCCGACGTCATCGCGGAGGACGACCCCGCCTCGAGCGCGGCGCATCGCCGCCGCGCGGAGGCGGCGCGCGCGATCCGGCTGCTGCTGGAGAAGGTCGACGACCGCACGTTCGACGTGCGCAGCTCGATGGGACCGGGCGTGCTGACGGCGATGCACCTCCGCCGCATCCTCATCCTCAGCGGCGAGCGCCTCGACGACGAAGACGAGTGA
- a CDS encoding S8 family peptidase — MEQPQGWTWQDRAEGSIRRGTALDPSTEPVDGIRAFPTAYLPERLLITRALDEQEAYDRELRALRDAADSFGWRLEVESPEREIGNGELVPGVAGFLRARLTTPDEPTRGESPVAPDAWRVLQRARRLSRSTMPRTSLEHVLSIDPVGLNPFTRTNPFTRTNPFTRTNPVRGAAPGGGGSDDYLEPGRGARQPVTWLGPAPARAAAPKRGRRPVVAILDTGCGEHAWLPSDIVTRHVELDGVPVGFTDDADPERYPDLYGQLDGEIDAVAGHGTFIAGLVRQAAPDADILSIRVAGALGVVDESTLLETVAQVVELLRRHREDPTTGYPIDVLNLSLSYYHETPTDGLFSRTLYELLAKARELGCVVVCSAGNDAIDRPSFPASLWPWPGADNGLPSDDGAPHVSVGALNPSAHSVALFSNVGPWVQVFAPGAAVVSTSPAFVGGAQAATRADIDGLPRETLDPDDYRGGFAVWSGTSFAAPYIAGRVAAQLGAVPAAGVKPAVAGKAVAAVLKSLPTPHERL, encoded by the coding sequence ATGGAGCAGCCCCAGGGATGGACCTGGCAGGACCGCGCGGAGGGATCGATCCGCCGCGGCACCGCCCTCGACCCCAGCACGGAACCGGTGGACGGGATCCGGGCGTTCCCCACCGCGTACCTGCCCGAGCGGCTGCTCATCACGCGCGCCCTGGACGAGCAGGAGGCGTACGACCGCGAGCTGCGCGCCTTGAGGGATGCCGCGGACTCCTTCGGCTGGCGGCTGGAGGTGGAGTCGCCGGAGCGCGAGATCGGGAACGGCGAGCTCGTGCCGGGTGTCGCGGGGTTCCTGCGGGCACGCCTGACCACGCCGGATGAGCCGACCAGGGGCGAGTCCCCCGTGGCGCCCGACGCCTGGCGGGTGCTGCAGCGCGCGCGCCGGCTGTCGCGCTCGACCATGCCGCGGACCAGCCTGGAGCACGTGCTCTCGATCGACCCGGTCGGACTCAACCCGTTCACCCGGACGAACCCGTTCACGCGGACGAACCCGTTCACGCGGACGAACCCCGTCCGCGGTGCCGCTCCCGGCGGAGGCGGCAGCGACGACTACCTGGAGCCCGGACGCGGGGCGCGGCAGCCGGTCACCTGGCTCGGCCCCGCTCCGGCTCGAGCAGCCGCTCCGAAGCGCGGACGACGACCGGTCGTGGCGATCCTCGACACCGGCTGCGGGGAGCACGCCTGGCTGCCGTCCGACATCGTCACCCGGCACGTCGAACTCGACGGCGTCCCCGTGGGCTTCACGGACGACGCCGACCCCGAACGCTACCCCGACCTGTACGGGCAGCTCGACGGCGAGATCGACGCGGTGGCCGGTCACGGCACCTTCATCGCGGGCCTCGTGCGTCAGGCCGCCCCGGACGCCGACATCCTCTCGATCCGCGTCGCCGGGGCGCTCGGGGTGGTCGACGAGAGCACGCTCCTGGAAACCGTGGCACAGGTCGTGGAACTGCTGCGGCGGCACCGCGAGGACCCGACGACCGGCTACCCGATCGACGTGCTCAACCTCTCCCTCAGCTACTACCACGAGACCCCGACCGACGGACTCTTCAGCAGGACTCTGTACGAGCTGCTCGCGAAGGCCAGGGAGCTCGGCTGCGTGGTCGTCTGCTCGGCCGGCAACGACGCGATCGATCGGCCCTCGTTCCCCGCCTCGCTGTGGCCGTGGCCGGGCGCCGACAACGGGCTGCCGTCCGACGACGGCGCTCCGCACGTGTCGGTCGGCGCCCTGAACCCGTCGGCGCACTCCGTCGCCCTGTTCTCGAACGTCGGCCCCTGGGTGCAGGTGTTCGCGCCGGGCGCCGCCGTGGTCAGCACCTCGCCCGCCTTCGTCGGCGGCGCGCAGGCCGCGACCCGCGCGGACATCGACGGGCTGCCGCGCGAGACGCTCGACCCGGACGACTACCGCGGCGGCTTCGCGGTGTGGAGCGGCACCTCCTTCGCGGCTCCGTACATCGCCGGTCGGGTCGCGGCCCAGCTCGGCGCCGTCCCGGCCGCGGGGGTGAAGCCCGCCGTCGCCGGGAAGGCCGTCGCCGCCGTGCTGAAGTCGCTGCCGACGCCGCACGAGCGGCTCTGA
- a CDS encoding GntR family transcriptional regulator: MIEEGKPLFLQIAEQIEDSILDGSLAEEAQAPSTNELAAFYRINPATAAKGVAMLTDKGVLHKRRGIGMFVSEGARDLLLGERRAAFADRYIDPLLAEARTLGLGAEDLADLLRQRAASAPTPEGKNPA; the protein is encoded by the coding sequence GTGATCGAAGAAGGCAAGCCGCTCTTCCTCCAGATCGCCGAGCAGATCGAGGACTCCATCCTCGACGGCTCGCTGGCCGAGGAGGCGCAGGCCCCTTCGACGAACGAGCTCGCCGCGTTCTACCGCATCAACCCCGCCACTGCCGCGAAGGGAGTCGCCATGCTCACCGACAAGGGAGTGCTACACAAGCGCCGAGGCATCGGCATGTTCGTCTCGGAAGGCGCCAGGGACCTGCTCCTCGGCGAGCGCCGCGCGGCCTTCGCCGACCGCTACATCGACCCGCTCCTCGCGGAGGCCCGCACGCTGGGCCTCGGCGCGGAAGACCTCGCGGACCTGCTCCGTCAGCGCGCCGCATCCGCCCCCACCCCAGAAGGGAAGAACCCCGCATGA
- a CDS encoding SCO4848 family membrane protein produces the protein MIALVVVLFLNAGFNVLVWPRFYTRVAKDPRARDENGKATPFLRVHGILIAIALVLAVASAAAGITVLAVAP, from the coding sequence GTGATCGCTCTCGTCGTCGTGCTGTTCCTCAACGCCGGTTTCAACGTGCTGGTCTGGCCGCGGTTCTACACCCGCGTCGCGAAGGACCCGCGTGCGAGGGACGAGAACGGCAAGGCCACCCCGTTCCTCCGCGTGCACGGCATCCTCATCGCGATCGCGCTGGTGCTGGCCGTGGCCTCCGCGGCGGCGGGGATCACCGTGCTCGCGGTCGCGCCCTAG
- a CDS encoding MFS transporter: protein MSTTSTPHRLWQNTRYLTWLVSDTSKGLASALFGFAVPLLALVITNDPAQAGIIAGAGMVARVLLTLVGGIIADRHQRIVLMLVGSILGIVLAGAFTLLALGGALTFATLLVIDVLLAARSGLFDVAGESALKEIVPDDAMGRAQAANQGRDAALQLAGGPLGGLLLGVGGWLVGAVMTLCHLVAAVTAGLLGRQVRRAGIADVGALDEDDGGAPPARPNAWREFREGFGWLLSRPDLGGVMLIMTIVNLGFNAAITTAVYALQQAGHSELLIGTVSAAIGAVMLVGAIVAPLLVPRIPAGVLTIGGLAVVALGAVVLSFASAPWTVSAVLGATVLLVPALNAGMMGYFMVATPSRLLGRANSAMGVLAMGAMPLAPLIAGFGLAGLGRQGTILICAALCVVAAALAIGNRALRSLPVESRWAAHAARYEGD, encoded by the coding sequence ATGAGCACGACGAGCACTCCGCACCGCCTGTGGCAGAACACGCGCTACCTCACCTGGCTCGTGAGCGACACGAGCAAGGGGCTCGCCTCGGCGCTCTTCGGGTTCGCGGTCCCGCTCCTCGCGCTCGTCATCACGAACGACCCCGCACAGGCCGGCATCATCGCGGGGGCGGGCATGGTGGCGCGTGTGCTGCTCACCCTCGTGGGCGGGATCATCGCGGACCGGCACCAGCGCATCGTGCTCATGCTCGTCGGCTCGATTCTGGGGATCGTGCTGGCCGGGGCCTTCACCCTGCTCGCCCTCGGCGGCGCCCTCACCTTCGCAACTCTCCTCGTGATCGACGTGCTGCTGGCCGCGCGGAGCGGCCTCTTCGACGTCGCCGGGGAGAGCGCGCTGAAGGAGATCGTCCCGGACGACGCGATGGGGCGCGCGCAGGCCGCGAACCAGGGGCGCGATGCGGCCCTTCAGCTCGCCGGCGGCCCGCTGGGCGGGCTGCTGCTCGGCGTAGGCGGCTGGCTCGTCGGCGCGGTCATGACCCTGTGCCACCTCGTCGCCGCCGTGACCGCCGGGCTCCTCGGGCGACAGGTCCGGCGCGCGGGCATCGCCGACGTCGGCGCCCTGGACGAGGACGACGGCGGCGCGCCCCCCGCGCGCCCGAACGCCTGGCGGGAGTTCCGCGAAGGCTTCGGCTGGCTGCTGTCCCGTCCCGACCTCGGCGGCGTCATGCTCATCATGACCATCGTGAACCTCGGCTTCAACGCCGCGATCACCACGGCCGTCTATGCGCTGCAGCAGGCAGGCCATTCCGAACTCCTCATCGGAACCGTCAGCGCGGCCATCGGCGCCGTAATGCTCGTCGGCGCGATCGTCGCCCCGCTCCTCGTGCCCCGGATCCCGGCGGGCGTGCTCACGATCGGCGGGCTCGCAGTGGTCGCCCTCGGCGCCGTCGTGCTGTCGTTCGCGTCGGCACCGTGGACCGTCTCCGCCGTCCTCGGTGCCACGGTGCTCCTCGTCCCCGCCCTGAACGCCGGGATGATGGGCTACTTCATGGTGGCCACGCCATCACGTCTGCTGGGGCGCGCGAACAGCGCCATGGGGGTCCTCGCGATGGGCGCGATGCCGCTCGCCCCGCTCATCGCCGGCTTCGGCCTGGCCGGGCTCGGACGACAAGGCACCATCCTCATCTGCGCGGCCCTCTGCGTGGTGGCCGCCGCCCTCGCGATCGGGAACCGCGCCCTCCGCAGCCTCCCGGTCGAGTCTCGCTGGGCCGCGCACGCCGCCCGGTACGAGGGGGACTGA